A section of the Alligator mississippiensis isolate rAllMis1 chromosome 8, rAllMis1, whole genome shotgun sequence genome encodes:
- the RLIM gene encoding E3 ubiquitin-protein ligase RLIM isoform X2 — protein sequence MESSDSNDKGNIDQSEAQRRSQLDRLDREEAFYQFVNNLSDEEYRLMRDNNLLGTPGEITEEELLRRLHQIKEGPPQQNSDENRGAESTEDVSNGDSIIDWLNSVRQTGNTTRSGQRGNQSWRAVSRTNPNSGDFRFSLEINVNRNNGNTNSETENEPSVEPSNGEDLENSQSDSETPRSESPSGGQTASERNTSEELATEEAPSHRGQRRARSRSPEQRRTRARTDRSRSPINPVSEVPRRSHHNTSSQTFDHSPVNEAEGSSRTRQHVTLRQHSTGTEMPSESAALFSTPEARPVPQAAGSSETNASGESAAPGQRPPTIVLDLQVRRVRPGEYRQRDSIANRTRSRSQTPNNTVTYESERGGFRRTFSRSERAGVRTYVSTIRIPIRRILNTGFSETTSVAIQTMLRQIMTGFGELSYFMYSDSDADPSGPAPNQSGDAAEPPNGGGTGGGGSSSEGTDASSGEVYEGSNEGGSTSGARREGRNTRGSVTFEESGSLPFLSLAQFFLLNEDDDDQPRGLTKEQIDNLTMRNFGESDALKTCSVCITEYTEGNKLRKLPCSHEYHVHCIDRWLSENSTCPICRRAVLASGNRESVV from the exons ATGGAAAGCTCAGATTCTAATGATAAAGGAAATATTGATCAATCAGAAGCTCAGCGTCGTAGTCAGCTGGATCGATTAGATCGGGAAGAAGCTTTCTATCAGTTTGTCAATAACCTGAGTGACGAGGAGTACAGGCTTATGAGGGATAACAATTTGCTAGGAACTCCAG GTGAAATTACTGAAGAAGAGTTGCTGAGAAGGCTACACCAAATTAAAGAAGGTCCACCACAGCAAAACAGTGATGAGAATAGAG GTGCAGAATCCACTGAAGATGTATCTAATGGAGATTCCATCATAGACTGGCTTAATTCTGTCCGACAGACTGGAAATACAACACGAAGTGGGCAAAGAGGAAACCAGTCTTGGAGGGCAGTGAGCCGGACTAACCCTAACAGTGGTGACTTCAGGTTCAGTTTGGAAATAAATGTTAACCGTAATAATGGGAACACCAATTCAGAAACTGAAAATGAGCCATCTGTAGAACCTTCCAATGGGGAGGATTTGGAAAACAGCCAAAGTGACTCTGAGACCCCTCGGTCTGAATCGCCATCAGGAGGGCAGACTGCATCTGAAAGGAATACCTCTGAGGAATTGGCAACAGAGGAAGCTCCTTCACACAGAGGTCAGAGAAGAGCAAGAAGTAGGAGCCCAGAGCAGAGGAGAACACGAGCTAGGACTGATAGAAGTAGGTCACCTATTAATCCAGTGAGTGAGGTTCCTCGCAGATCTCATCATAATACGTCATCTCAGACATTTGATCATTCCCCGGTAAATGAAGCTGAGGGAAGTTCTAGAACTAGACAGCACGTGACGTTAAGGCAGCATTCGACAGGGACTGAGATGCCAAGTGAAAGCGCAGCTCTGTTTTCAACCCCTGAAGCAAGACCTGTTCCTCAAGCTGCTGGTTCTTCAGAAACTAATGCCAGTGGTGAGTCTGCAGCTCCTGGACAGAGGCCTCCTACTATAGTCCTTGATCTTCAAGTAAGAAGAGTTCGCCCAGGAGAGTATCGGCAGAGAGACAGCATAGCCAACCGAACTCGGTCGAGGTCCCAGACTCCAAACAACACAGTCACTTATGAAAGTGAACGGGGAGGGTTTAGGCGCACATTTTCACGTTCAGAACGGGCTGGAGTGAGAACTTACGTCAGTACCATTAGGATTCCTATTCGTAGAATCTTAAACACAGGCTTTAGTGAGACTACATCAGTCGCGATTCAGACCATGCTAAGGCAGATCATGACAGGCTTTGGAGAGTTGAGTTACTTTATGTACAGTGATAGTGATGCAGATCCTAGTGGCCCAGCCCCGAATCAAAGTGGAGATGCTGCTGAGCCACCAAATGGAGGAGGAACAGGTGGTGGTGGTTCGAGTAGTGAAGGTACTGATGCTAGCTCAGGGGAAGTCTATGAAGGTAGTAATGAAGGAGGTTCCACATCCGGTGCTAGACGGGAAGGTCGGAATACCAGGGGTTCAGTCACTTTTGAAGAAAGTGGTTCTCTACCATTCCTTAGCCTAGCACAGTTTTTCTTACTAAATGAGGATGATGATGACCAGCCGAGAGGACTCACCAAAGAACAAATCGACAACCTGACAATGAGGAATTTTGGTGAAAGCGATGCCCTGAAAACCTGTAGCGTCTGTATTACGGAATACACAGAAGGCAACAAACTTCGTAAACTGCCTTGTTCCCACGAGTATCATGTCCACTGCATTGACCGCTGGTTATCAGAAAATTCCACTTGTCCTATTTGTCGCAGAGCAGTCTTAGCTTCTGGTAACAGAGAAAGCGTTGTCTAA
- the RLIM gene encoding E3 ubiquitin-protein ligase RLIM isoform X1: MDTCIYASRTRHVCARTDAGPDQGRHTHRTRYVGTRSWAPLSLDKVSSEAHVRLLILFHSFINMESSDSNDKGNIDQSEAQRRSQLDRLDREEAFYQFVNNLSDEEYRLMRDNNLLGTPGEITEEELLRRLHQIKEGPPQQNSDENRGAESTEDVSNGDSIIDWLNSVRQTGNTTRSGQRGNQSWRAVSRTNPNSGDFRFSLEINVNRNNGNTNSETENEPSVEPSNGEDLENSQSDSETPRSESPSGGQTASERNTSEELATEEAPSHRGQRRARSRSPEQRRTRARTDRSRSPINPVSEVPRRSHHNTSSQTFDHSPVNEAEGSSRTRQHVTLRQHSTGTEMPSESAALFSTPEARPVPQAAGSSETNASGESAAPGQRPPTIVLDLQVRRVRPGEYRQRDSIANRTRSRSQTPNNTVTYESERGGFRRTFSRSERAGVRTYVSTIRIPIRRILNTGFSETTSVAIQTMLRQIMTGFGELSYFMYSDSDADPSGPAPNQSGDAAEPPNGGGTGGGGSSSEGTDASSGEVYEGSNEGGSTSGARREGRNTRGSVTFEESGSLPFLSLAQFFLLNEDDDDQPRGLTKEQIDNLTMRNFGESDALKTCSVCITEYTEGNKLRKLPCSHEYHVHCIDRWLSENSTCPICRRAVLASGNRESVV; this comes from the exons atggacacatgcatatatgcatcCAGAACTAGACACGTGTGTGCGCGCACAGATGCAGGACCAGACCAAGGCAGACATACGCACAGAACCAGATACGTGGGCACACGGAGCTGGGCTCCTCTGTCACTGGACAAAGTCAGCTCAGAGGCACACGTACGCCTGCTG attcTCTTCCACTCTTTCATCAACATGGAAAGCTCAGATTCTAATGATAAAGGAAATATTGATCAATCAGAAGCTCAGCGTCGTAGTCAGCTGGATCGATTAGATCGGGAAGAAGCTTTCTATCAGTTTGTCAATAACCTGAGTGACGAGGAGTACAGGCTTATGAGGGATAACAATTTGCTAGGAACTCCAG GTGAAATTACTGAAGAAGAGTTGCTGAGAAGGCTACACCAAATTAAAGAAGGTCCACCACAGCAAAACAGTGATGAGAATAGAG GTGCAGAATCCACTGAAGATGTATCTAATGGAGATTCCATCATAGACTGGCTTAATTCTGTCCGACAGACTGGAAATACAACACGAAGTGGGCAAAGAGGAAACCAGTCTTGGAGGGCAGTGAGCCGGACTAACCCTAACAGTGGTGACTTCAGGTTCAGTTTGGAAATAAATGTTAACCGTAATAATGGGAACACCAATTCAGAAACTGAAAATGAGCCATCTGTAGAACCTTCCAATGGGGAGGATTTGGAAAACAGCCAAAGTGACTCTGAGACCCCTCGGTCTGAATCGCCATCAGGAGGGCAGACTGCATCTGAAAGGAATACCTCTGAGGAATTGGCAACAGAGGAAGCTCCTTCACACAGAGGTCAGAGAAGAGCAAGAAGTAGGAGCCCAGAGCAGAGGAGAACACGAGCTAGGACTGATAGAAGTAGGTCACCTATTAATCCAGTGAGTGAGGTTCCTCGCAGATCTCATCATAATACGTCATCTCAGACATTTGATCATTCCCCGGTAAATGAAGCTGAGGGAAGTTCTAGAACTAGACAGCACGTGACGTTAAGGCAGCATTCGACAGGGACTGAGATGCCAAGTGAAAGCGCAGCTCTGTTTTCAACCCCTGAAGCAAGACCTGTTCCTCAAGCTGCTGGTTCTTCAGAAACTAATGCCAGTGGTGAGTCTGCAGCTCCTGGACAGAGGCCTCCTACTATAGTCCTTGATCTTCAAGTAAGAAGAGTTCGCCCAGGAGAGTATCGGCAGAGAGACAGCATAGCCAACCGAACTCGGTCGAGGTCCCAGACTCCAAACAACACAGTCACTTATGAAAGTGAACGGGGAGGGTTTAGGCGCACATTTTCACGTTCAGAACGGGCTGGAGTGAGAACTTACGTCAGTACCATTAGGATTCCTATTCGTAGAATCTTAAACACAGGCTTTAGTGAGACTACATCAGTCGCGATTCAGACCATGCTAAGGCAGATCATGACAGGCTTTGGAGAGTTGAGTTACTTTATGTACAGTGATAGTGATGCAGATCCTAGTGGCCCAGCCCCGAATCAAAGTGGAGATGCTGCTGAGCCACCAAATGGAGGAGGAACAGGTGGTGGTGGTTCGAGTAGTGAAGGTACTGATGCTAGCTCAGGGGAAGTCTATGAAGGTAGTAATGAAGGAGGTTCCACATCCGGTGCTAGACGGGAAGGTCGGAATACCAGGGGTTCAGTCACTTTTGAAGAAAGTGGTTCTCTACCATTCCTTAGCCTAGCACAGTTTTTCTTACTAAATGAGGATGATGATGACCAGCCGAGAGGACTCACCAAAGAACAAATCGACAACCTGACAATGAGGAATTTTGGTGAAAGCGATGCCCTGAAAACCTGTAGCGTCTGTATTACGGAATACACAGAAGGCAACAAACTTCGTAAACTGCCTTGTTCCCACGAGTATCATGTCCACTGCATTGACCGCTGGTTATCAGAAAATTCCACTTGTCCTATTTGTCGCAGAGCAGTCTTAGCTTCTGGTAACAGAGAAAGCGTTGTCTAA